The following are from one region of the Bacteroidales bacterium genome:
- a CDS encoding tetratricopeptide repeat protein — protein sequence MSCFKIKCCFQLTVLLLLNLTVFGQHRIDSLYFILKSNPKNLTVLNDLSEALTQSAPIEADSLAQIALKLAKSQKKLQEEARAAVNIVNAAWVTRDFQKLLEHAELAAGLYEQLNEPLESARYLNDAALAAYEIDLYEVSLKNYRKALEILLELEDDENIPSVLVNIAQVYDMMGSYDSAIYFSNQAIGLSQIPGYESELGSAYSNLGLVYKKMGEFDKALENYKKAYDLSVTQSDSNMMAIDLNNIASLYSHWEKYMLARDYFEQALTIYQKSGKWDGVEIAMNNIANILQNEGKYDSALVMYHESLAIARKMGRTGSVAVKLSNIGTLFYELKNYDSAIVYQNEALEISQSIGRKDAVCKTLQNLGDIYLAKDELNLAGKYFDEAQLCAEELNAKTTLEKIFKSKSELQEKLGNPEKALEYHKMYVAVKDSVYTAESQEKLAEMEAIYENEKKQKEIELLMKDKELNRERIRKSQLMLYWIGSGLLILLAATGVITALFIQKVKSNRKLVEKNLELIKHQECDLVPQGNNSLSINEEEKSRLLKELTHLIRKEKVFTQKQLTLNDLADMLNTNTTYLSHIINTDFNLPFTDFLNQMRVQESQKLFVTGRHKTMTIEAIADMVGFHSRSNFNVQFKKFAGVTPSVFIKNLTSVSFQEN from the coding sequence ATGAGTTGTTTTAAAATCAAGTGCTGCTTCCAACTAACTGTTTTACTTTTACTAAACCTGACTGTTTTTGGTCAACATCGGATTGACAGTCTTTATTTCATATTAAAAAGTAACCCAAAAAACCTGACAGTTCTGAATGATCTGTCAGAAGCACTCACCCAAAGCGCTCCAATTGAAGCCGATTCACTGGCACAGATTGCTCTGAAATTGGCAAAATCACAAAAAAAATTGCAGGAAGAAGCACGCGCAGCCGTCAACATTGTTAATGCTGCCTGGGTAACCAGAGACTTTCAAAAACTACTTGAACATGCCGAACTGGCTGCTGGTTTGTATGAGCAGCTTAACGAACCCCTCGAATCAGCCCGCTATTTGAATGACGCCGCCCTCGCTGCTTATGAAATTGACCTTTACGAAGTTTCGCTGAAGAACTACCGGAAAGCCCTTGAAATCCTTCTCGAACTGGAAGACGACGAAAACATACCTTCTGTGCTGGTGAACATAGCGCAAGTGTATGACATGATGGGGTCTTACGACAGCGCCATCTATTTCAGCAACCAGGCCATTGGCTTAAGCCAGATCCCTGGTTATGAAAGCGAGCTGGGTTCTGCCTATTCAAACCTGGGGTTGGTGTATAAAAAAATGGGGGAATTCGATAAGGCGCTGGAGAATTATAAAAAAGCCTACGATCTTTCTGTTACTCAAAGTGATTCGAATATGATGGCAATTGACCTGAATAACATCGCCTCACTATACTCCCATTGGGAAAAGTATATGCTGGCAAGGGATTATTTTGAACAGGCGCTTACCATTTATCAAAAATCCGGCAAATGGGACGGTGTTGAAATCGCAATGAACAACATTGCCAACATCCTGCAAAATGAAGGAAAATATGATTCTGCATTGGTGATGTACCATGAATCCCTTGCGATTGCCCGCAAGATGGGACGAACCGGCAGTGTGGCCGTTAAACTGAGTAACATAGGGACATTGTTTTATGAGTTAAAAAATTACGATTCGGCGATTGTTTACCAAAATGAAGCCCTTGAAATTTCCCAGAGCATTGGTCGTAAGGATGCTGTATGCAAAACCTTGCAAAACCTGGGAGATATTTACCTTGCAAAAGACGAACTAAACCTTGCAGGAAAATACTTTGATGAAGCCCAATTATGCGCCGAAGAGTTAAATGCCAAAACCACCCTGGAAAAGATATTTAAAAGTAAGTCTGAATTGCAGGAAAAGTTGGGGAACCCTGAAAAAGCGCTTGAATACCATAAAATGTATGTGGCTGTAAAAGATTCCGTTTACACCGCCGAAAGCCAGGAAAAGCTTGCTGAAATGGAAGCCATTTATGAAAATGAGAAAAAGCAAAAGGAAATAGAGCTATTGATGAAGGACAAAGAGTTGAATCGGGAAAGGATCAGGAAAAGCCAATTGATGCTTTACTGGATCGGAAGCGGATTGCTGATCCTATTGGCCGCTACAGGCGTCATTACTGCACTTTTCATCCAGAAAGTAAAATCCAACCGTAAGCTTGTTGAGAAGAATCTTGAGTTAATTAAGCATCAGGAGTGCGACCTGGTTCCACAGGGCAATAATTCACTTTCGATCAATGAGGAAGAAAAATCACGGTTGTTGAAAGAACTTACTCATCTGATCAGAAAAGAAAAAGTTTTTACCCAAAAACAACTGACGCTGAACGACCTGGCCGATATGCTCAACACCAACACCACCTACCTGTCGCATATCATCAACACCGACTTTAACCTGCCATTTACCGATTTCCTCAACCAAATGCGCGTGCAGGAATCCCAGAAATTGTTTGTGACTGGCAGGCACAAAACCATGACCATCGAGGCCATTGCCGATATGGTGGGATTTCACTCAAGGTCGAATTTCAATGTGCAATTCAAGAA